Genomic DNA from Excalfactoria chinensis isolate bCotChi1 chromosome 22, bCotChi1.hap2, whole genome shotgun sequence:
ACCTTGCTGAGCATCTGGGACTGCCCCACCAGGATGAGGATGTTGGAGGCCAGGATGGAGACGCAGAAGTTGAGCAGAATAATGGAGCGCTCCGACTTGATGAACCTGGGGGCAGACAGGCATGGCGCTGGGGGTTGGACTGTAacctccccatcccctccccatcccacgTCTCCGAAGTGTCAGCCCCTTCCCTGCACGGCATCACACTGAGCTGATCCCATAGCTCACGCTGTGccccccttcccaccccattccccacctctctcacacCTTGGGTGCCCCCCAGCCCCTCACCATCCCCACCCGCCTGGATGCTCACCTCCAGAACGCAGCATAGATCACCAGCAGTGTCAGCAGGGCCATGCAGGACACAGCGCAGCCGATCATCAGCGGCACCGATGGGCTGCCTGAGGGGTCCATGGCCTGAAgtggaaaggagggagaagcTGAGCCCAGCCCCCCgtggcagctccctgctggaCCCCTCTGCTCCCACTGGGGACCCCCTGAGTGGGTGGGCGGTGGCAATGGTGCAGCCAAACACCTTCCTGGGGACCAGAGCCCATCTCCATACCAACGAGGGATGTGGGCAGAATAGCAATAGAGCGGGGGCCCTATGCCACGAGGGTTGAGACCCCTCCTCTAAACACCCTGAGGCTCCAGGACCCCAAAGAGTGGGAAACCCGCCCCCCAAGCTCTGACATCCCCCATTGCACACACGCCCCCCTCAGTGCCACGGCTGCAACACCTCCCCATCTCCACCCCAGGACACCCACCTGGCCATGCCCTGCAACACTCCCATCCCCACCTGCTGTCCCCATTCCCACCCACCGTCCCCTACCAggtctctgggcagctgtgcaaggATGGCGAAGGTGGCGAGCCGGCGGCACTGGCATTTGGTGTGAGCCGGGAGGGTCTCCAGGGTTTGGCAGCTCTCTGTGTCCCAGTTTCCCAAGCCAGCATCGCTGATTAATGGGACAAGCACAAGAGGGAGAGAGCAATTTGATCAAACACCGCACAGCCCCTCGCAGCTCCGCATTAACCCTTCGCTCGCCCCTGCAGGGTGAGTGCCTGGCATGCATAGCATGGCACAAAGTGCTGATCTCCCCCTGGAGCCTCAGTCTGCAATCATCCCACCCAGGCtggagtggggggggggagccAGGGggaggggcagtgctgggatggggagcCCATGGGGACGCTGTGCTGCTTTCATAGGGCAGAGGGGACTGAGCTGTGGGTCTATATGGCACAGCTGGGAACACCCATCACACCCATCACAGCCACAGCCATCACCACGGCACACCTCCAGCCAGCACCAGTCCCCCAGCACCTGTCCCCACAGCAAGGCTCTCCTGGCACCAGGAACACCAAGGTGCAGGGTGCCCGGGGGTGCTGTTCCCAACCCCACAACGCAGCCCCCCCTTCACCGTGCCctacttttcctctctcctgccACAGCGGTGAGCACTGTGCTAACAAATTGCATCTGGCAGGCTGTAGGCATCTGTCTCCAGCATCACGCTGAAGCAAATCGATACCCGCACCGGCAAAATTATCCCACAGCCAGAGGGGCTCAGCGTGGGATCACTGGGGCCATGGGGACAgcacctcccccccccaccccatccctgcacCCCACTCACGTCCTCGAGTAGTCCCAGCTGACACACTGCGGGTGGGATGTGCCCTGCGGACACATAGACAGACTGGTTGGTCCTGGCCCCATGGGGTGTCCATCCCCACATGGGGCACGGAGcgatggggaaggagaggggcTGAGGGGAAACTCACGTTGATGATGTGGGAGAGCTCCACCAGCACGAGGGGCTCAGAGGGCCTGGTGGGTGGGCGCACCGTCACCATCAGCACTTTGGAGGTGACAGCCAGTGGGCTCCTGTGGGGAGGAGGCAGCTGCGGTGGGGACGGGGGGACACAGGGgcagggggacatggggacatggggacatggggcaGCCCCACTGACCTGGGGGGCGGCAGGATGAGTCCCAGCGTGCGGTACAGCACGGCCCCGATGACAAAGTGGGACGACTCATCCAGTTCTGCAGGGGGGATGgagagtggtgctgcagtgcagggggTGCAGAGCCATTGCCCGGCACACACGTGCACACCTTGCACACACGCACCCAGCAGGTACACGCAGCTGCTGGGACACACAGGAGGGAACacgcagccctgcagcacaggcacacaCCGACCTCCTGCACATGGGCATgcaacacacacatacacactcaTGCACACTTCCAGATGTGCACTGTCACACACTCACACGTGTGCACACTCACTCCCGTTCCCAGCCCCGTACCGGCGGAGGCGAGGCtcagcacctccctggggatGAAGAGCTTGTCCTCAGAGCTGCGTGCCCAGTCCTTCATGCCCCGGCGGCCCTTCATGGGGAAGTTGATGTCGCTGGACACGGCAGAGACGGGCTCCCGCTGGATGCTGATCACTGCGGGCACAGCGGGTGTCACCCCCGGGACCTCCACCCCAGCACCCCCACCTGCCCCCCCGCTGCTCACCCAGGTTGTCGGTGACGATGAGTGAGCTCTGGAACGCCTTCAGAGCATCCCCCACCAGGTGGATGAAGTCCTCCACCACCTTCATCAGGTGCACGGAGCCAGGAGAGACCTGcgggcagcaggcagctctgggtACATCCCTCCATGGGACACCACAGGGGCACCTTGGGGACACTGTGGGGATACAGTGGGGACACACGGCCACAGTGCTCACCTGCTGTGCATCCTCCCACTTGTCCCTGTTCTCCGCATCCACCATGTAGCTCACCACCTGGAAGAAGCGCTGCGGGGACGGGGCTCAGTGGCACCGGGGATGGAccaccagcacctccccacAGCGTCCCGCGTATCCTCATCCCACTACCTGCACGTCCTCGGAGGATGGGATGTAGGTGGCCCTCTTGAAGGTGTCGGTGACGTTGCGCAGGATCTCGACGGAGAAGAGCAGGTCCCCACTGTAGTAAGTCTTGCGGGCCATCAGCTCCAGCAGGCTGCGCACCACCTGCGACATGCCCTCACCAGCCAGCACTCGCTGCCCCTTGGCCAGGTGCTCCCGCAGCTGGATCAGGGTGAGGGAGGTGTCACCTGGTGGGCAGCACCGTGCCATCATCCCTCGCCATGCCCAGAACTAATCAGACTAATTatggaagcagcaggaaaaggggGCCCGGAGGGTCTTTACATCCCAAGAGTCACTTTGTGAGGACACAGTGAGCGCGGGATCTCCTGGCTGTGGGACGGTGACCTCCTTCCCCatcctgcctcagtttccccacatGGTTACCCACAGGGCAATGAAATAACCTCCCTGAGGAGCAGGAAGAGTGCTAGGGGGATGgtgcatggggacagcaggggacAGGGGCTGAGGACCCACAGGGACAGGGGACGGAGCGTGCACCTACTGAGAGATGCAAGTATCGGTACTCGTGGGAGATGCAGCGGGCGAAGCTGGGCACACCCCAGTATGCGACCCCGTGGGGGTTCAGCAGGCACCGGCGGCTGGCGGACCCTGCGGGGGAAACAAGGGCTGGGGGCTCAatggcagcagccccagggctgggagAGATGCTCACCCCACACCCCTCACCTGTGGCGTTGGGGGGACACTTGTTGTAGATGATGTCCCCCGCAGCGGTTTTCTTCCAGGTCATCAGCATGACGTACTCATCCTTGCACATCTCGTGGTAGGCTGTGGGAAAGGAAGGCAGTCAGACACAGCCCCGGCCCCTGGGCGGGCGCTGGGGGCTGCCCCGTACCTGGGCACTTCTTCTCATTGCAGGTCTTCACCTCCTCGCCCGTGCCCTCGCAGGGGTAGCCCTGCACGCCGGTGCCCTCACACATGCGGAAGCGGCGCTGCCAGCCCGTGTCGCACGTCTTGGAGCAGAGGCTCCAGTGGTTCCAGGGGCCCCACTTGCTGTCAGCTGTGGGGACAGGGACACCGTGGGGTCCCCGGGCTGCTGAGCGCGGCAAGCGACACCCAGTGCcatgtggggatggggacagggcaGGGCTGGCGCGCTCCTGCTGCGCTGCTGACTGAAAGCCCCGTGGGGTATTCAATGTCCAGAATCAATAACTTAAACCTCTTTCCAACAAAAGAAACATCCCCACCCTGCAGGCCCATTGcttgctgctggcagcccaggggcactcaggtgcattgcagACCCACCTCACCCTACACCCACCTCCCTCCACACCTGCAGCTGATGCAGGAGGAGATGAAGGACAGGTGGAGGGCAGGACGCACCCTTTAGCCCCACATCCCTATTCCTGATTCCAAGGACCCTGTGGGGCAGTGGGACGGGGTGAGATCTTGGTCCCACCGTAGTGCCCTGTGCACCAGGACCTGCAGCCATCAGGTACCAATGGGTACTCAGCACGGcgcaaggagcagcagggatgcacagcacagagacagGACACGTCTGGAGGGTGCAACCAGTGCGAGGTGGGCGGCTGCTGcaccccagcactgtgctctggTCCCGCTCCCCATGCACCCACATTCACAGCGGTGACCCCGCAAGcatgccagcagcttcacaacACCGACACCGCAGCAGCATTAAGGCAGAATCATACCACATCCCTCCCGGACCCTCCCAAGCACACGGAGCCTTACTGGGACACACGGGGTTGGAGCACTCGCGGGCGTCAGCATGGGCCCCCCGGCACTCTGCCCAGCCATGGGCTGAGACGCTGCACTTCCGCGTGCGCTGCTGTGTGCCGTTGGCGCAGGTGACAGAGCAGCGGCTCCAGGCGCCCCACTCCAACCACTGCCCTTCcactgcagggacagagagacagaaagggGTCAGTGCCCACACAGTGCCAGCCCCGGCTGCCCACCACCCGCACCACGCTTTGAGTGCAACGGGTCCAACCTAGCAACATGCCGCTCTGTGTGCCAAAGCTGAGCTGGCAGCACCGAGCTATGATCTGACCTGGGTCTGGTCACTGGGACCGACCCtgcccacacagcactgctgctacagcacagcaatgccccagcactgctctgcaccacCAACTCCAACAGATGCCAGCACTCCGAGTGACAAAAGCCACAATGTGCAGTGGGGATGCAGCCCTGCATGGTGGGGATGTTGGGTGCACTCTGTGCACCTCGTGCTCCTCCTGCATCACTGCGCCTCACATGGggtgtccctgcagcccacgGTCCCAACACAACATCTGGGCAAACGCCAACAGCCAGAGCCCTTCACTGCCCTCAGCAGCACCTCCTCAGTGCCCCACAATGTCCCCGTGCCACCCCAGGTGCCATCACACTCCAGGGATGGCTCCTCATGCCTGTGGTGGGGGCTCTGGGCCCTGCAGCACGGCTGGCTCTCCATGGGGACCCCTGAATGGGACGCAGCCCTGTGTCCCCACACTGTCCCATGTCCCCATGGCTGCAATGCCTGAACCTCGAATCACTGCAGCCCCTGCACTGGGAGCACAGCTCTCGCCCTCAGCTCTTTTCCTGGCTGTACCAGGGCTGGGGACACGGAGCAGGGGGAGAGGGGAGTGGTACTGACCCAGGCAGGTCGCGATACTGCAGGGCTTGGCCTGCAGCTCGGGGCCCTCGCAGGCTTTCCCTCCGTGCTGCGGGGCCACACACCGCCGCGTCCTGGTCCTGGCCCCTCGCCCGCAGGTCACCGAGCACAGGCTCCACGGGGACCAGTCCTCCCACGCACCGTGAACTGCAACACAGCACAAGGCCGTCACGGCACACCTGcccctgggctgcagcctccCTGAGTCCCCTCCTCCTGGCACTGAGGGGTCCTGGACATTGCAGACCCCTTGTGCCCGGGGGCACCGCTGGGCACAGCCCCATGGCACAGCTCTACCTTCCCCACCTCTGTGCCCTACTGGCCCTaagcaggcagcagtgatgccatGTGGCTCTTTGCTTGGCTCCATCCTCCCTGCTGGGTTCCCAATGGTGTGTGCACACCGTGCCCGCTTACCCTGGCACCAAAACATGTGCACAGCCCCTCCCTTGCACAAATCACATTACACAAGCTCAGTTCATGGAAGCAGCCAAGGACCACGAACTCCCCAGGCATCCTAAAGGATGCTCTGTGAGCTGAAATGTCCCCATCAGCCCCTGCACCCAGGGGAGCACCCACATGTCATGGAGTGCacagcctgcctgctgcagctgcattgcTCCCTGCAGAAGATGCATGTACCCCTCGCCATTCAGGGCACAGCAAGTAtccatcctgctgctcctgcccacGATCCATAGCAGAGAACTGGGCAGCTTGGCCACCTCCTGCCATGTGCAGATTGGGATCAGCCACAGTGGGTGGCTTCCTGACCTCAGCCCCACACCATGGGGCACACACACTGCACTGCTCCCCAGGCACAGTGCTCCCCAGGAGCCACTGCCATAGGGAAGGCGACATGACTGGGAAACCAGCTGCACAAAGCCACATCCTCGcttcccccccatcccacaAATGCACAACACTGCTGTCCCCACCCCCTGccatccccccaccccccgtGCTCCATACCTGGGCAGGTGGCCGTGTTGTTGCAGGTGCGTGTCTCCCGCAGCAGCCCACTGCACAGCGTCCCGTATGGAGAGGAGACACAGGAGCGCGTCCGCACCTGGGAGCCCTGCCCGCATGTCAGAGAGCAGACGCTCCACTGCGACCACTCCTCTGCTGCGGGGTCCCCTGGGGGGAGACGGGGTGTGAGGGATGGGGAGAGCTATGCGGACCCcctgggggtggggatggggttggagaTGGGCAGCACCCACAGGCACAGTGAGTGTGAGCACATCAAGGATGCAAGGGGGGTGAAGGAGCCCCCACCATAGAACTGCTGCTCCCAAACCTGGGCCAGGGCGCAGGATCGGACACCTCTAGGAGTCCCTGGCACGGATCTGACCCTGTTTGGAGTCCCAGCCCCACACGAGCTCTGGGTGCCCTGGGGGAGCTGTGGCACACGCAGCACCGCCCGCCCTCCCCGCACAGCTACACTGCTGACATTTGCGAGCACCCGGCTCTGATGAAGCTTGATGATCCATCTGAAGCTATCGGACAGGCCAGAAGAAAAGGCCatcagtttaaattaaaaaggaataCATGGGGGAGGGCTCTGAAGGGGACAATTCGTGCTGCAGgcaggctctgctcccaccGAGCTGCTGCATCATGGGGGGATGGGGCCGTCCCCCCCACGGGGTCCCACTtggggctggcagtggggctgggtgccccccacaGTGGGTGCTCCTGTGCTCCATGCTGCACCCAGCAGATCCATGGGGTAGGAGCCGGCTGTGGGAGATCTGCATGCTgggcacacagagcagtgctggggcccATCCATCTCCCCACTTGACTCCAGACCCATCAATCAGGAggtgctggggagggggagCGCAGCGCTCCAATTACCCAGATGAATTTgccaaataaatacatatgaaCGGAACAattaatagatttttctttctttctttctttcttttttttttatgtgctttCCAACCCTGGGAGGAAGACGCAGCGAAAATGTATAAATGGAACAAATGAAGTCAGTCTGTGGGCTGGAAGCAAAGGAAGTCACTCCGTCTGCATcagccagcacccagcacagtgctgcacagcacccCTACCTGTCTGGGCCATGTACACCCCCGGCTCATCTGCTGACCGTGGCCATTGCGTCTTCACCTTCTGGTTCTCCTCAACAGCATTGCCTGGAAGAGAGAAGGGCTGCATTGAGGGCAGGTAGGGGACAGGCATGGGGATGGGATGTTGTAGGGACACTGTGAAGTGGGATGAGGATGCCCAGCCCCGTGCTGAGTGCTGCGTGGCTTCCTGAGGGCCACAGATGGCTGAGCACACCCAGAGCTCCAAAATGCAACACACCTCTGCCAGCCCCTGTGTTTTGGTCATGCGGGCTGAAATCAGTCCATGCATCCCGGGGCACTGATGTCCCCAGTGCACCCCTGGGTACCCAAATGGCAGCGAGCAGCGGTTGCTCTCCTTTCCCCACCGAACAGATTGCTGCAGTGAGGTGGCACAAATTTATGGCTCAGCTCACCAAAAATAACAAGAGATCCATCAAGAGCGTTTGGCGTGAAATTAACTGGCACACAGAGGGCTCAGCAGAGAGGCACAGGGGCAGCCCTACCCCATCTCCCCATCCAGACCCTCCTGGGACCCCGCTGTGTCCCCACACCCTGATCGGATCCAGGCAGTGGGAGTGATGAGGTGCCAttgggatggagctgctgctgatgttCCTGGGCAGAGCTGGATGCAGGTGGCACACAGAGCCCAGAGCCCCATGGCACCCCATTGCCATGCTGGGATGGCATGACTGCCTCAGCACAGCAACGTCCCTGCAGGATGGATGGGAGGTGACATGGGGACGTGGAGCTCCCAGCCGTGCTCCAAGTGTGATGCACACAGGTGATATACAGCCACAGGCGGGGAGCACCTCCTGTGCTGACACTTAGCAGTGCCAGCAAACACTCCAATTTACTGACTCGCCTTTAGCTCGGTGTGTGACCCTGCCGGGCTCTGCCCTGCGCTGGGATGCAGCCCCTCTCTGCGTGCACCGCTCCGTGGCACATGGGGATACAGGACCACCATGTGCTGCTCAGCCATAGGGCCACCCGGCCCTGAGAACAGCGCGGCACAATCACACACATCCCCGTGAGAGTCTGGGGAAGCCATAAATCCTGAGGATATACGAGGGCGCTCTGCCCAGCTGTGTTCGACAGAGACACCAAATTCAATTTCCTTTGGAGAGCACTAAATCCCCAGTTCTCACTGCAGCcgtgcccagccctgctgcccccatAGCACCTGACCTGGGATTCCCCATAACACCACAGCTGCAAGGGGAGGGTCCTTCAGTTCATCCCCCCATGGCAGCCGTGTTCCCGCAGGTCGggagcccacagccccatcccattatcactgtggtggtggtggctgctgtggggcagtggTTTCAGCGGGCAGGGCACTGCAGCCCCATAAGCTGCACAGCTGGAGGGCTGAGACCACACTGTCAGGAACATGgacagcacagctgtgacaCATGCAGTCACTTCACCATGCCCCCAACCCTCCACCCTCCTGGTGGGGGAGTTCTGTGCACCCACACGATGCTGCGCTCCAGGGGCTGCATCCCTTTGGGTGTGTGGTGCACAGGGGatggtgctggggatggggactCCATGGCACCATCACAGCTGGGAACGGGGCTGCATCTCTTTGGCTCCCACAGTGTAAAGGGGACAGCGCCGGGGACGGGGACCCCATGGCACCACCGTGGCTGGGAACGGGGAggccccaggagctgctgggccaATGCCAGCCCTGAGCGGCTGCGGCTCTCGGAGGAGGAGAGCCGGTGAGATCAGTGCTGGGCACCCGCCAAGCTCTGCTCACAGGCGCCATtcagccccagccccactgctgccctgaAAGGAGCCCATTCTCCCCCCGGGGGGCGCAGGGGAGGCCAGGTGGGAGCACCCCTCTCTGCCATGAAGGATGCTCTGTGCTCCGGGCACAGTGACGCACGTGAGCGCCCGGTGTGCGCGGGGATGCAATGCAACGGGGATGCAGTGCAGTGAGATGGCACCTGGAGCCGGCACTGAGCTCTTAATCCTCccatgcagagctgcatttaaagtggggagggatgggggggagaagaaaaaaagatcagatcAAGGAGCTCCCCTCGGGATGAGGCGATTTATAGCCACGCAGCTGAAACGGACTGGGGATTTCTTTGGGGGATCTGCCCGTAATGACATTTAGCTCCTGAAATAAATGCTAAAGCCCaatgaaattatatatatacatacagcccatcaccaccacctaatctgctgggagcagcagtgccCTGGATAGAGAGCGCGAGCAGCTAAGCTCCTCATTGCGTCGCCTGGGGCTGGCACAGGGGAACATCTGGCCAGATGTGCTCCCAGAGCACCAGGGACGGCCCCACGTGCAAAGGGAGCGGGCGGCCCCTCAGCAGCCTGGCCCCATTGCTCAGAGCAGGGGGGAGCACGGCTGCTTTGCTTGCAATTTGTTGCCGCAATTCCGTCCTGAGCAAATGGCTTCGCTGCGCCTGGTTAACAGCCCGGCCGTGCCATCCTGCCTGGAATAACAAGAGCACGGGCTGCAGCAGTCAAGGGTAATTTGCCATGGGAAAGGGTCATTTTACCTGCAAATTGTTTTCCACGTCTGCACCAATGCAGAGTGACAGCGCTCCTGCTCCGGGCTCGCGGTCAGGCGAGCAGCAGCGCGACCGCGCAGGAGGAGAGCGAGGCCCTGGGGCTGCACAGGCTGTGCTCAAAGAGCCGTGGCAAAGCgcaggggctgggctgggcagagcgagctgcagctctgggagctCAGAGTGTTGTTGCTCAGAGATGCACCCAGAGCTGGGAGCGGGTGAGGGAGGGATTTACCCCTCATAGGGGTTCATGGCTCCATGTGCAGCACATGGTGTGCACCCTCCTGTCTCAGGGAGCGTACACAGAAGGATTTATCCCTTGCgtggtgtccctgctcagtgcaatGCCCATTTTGTATCCCCCGCATCTCAGGGTGTAGCACGAGCATCCATCCTTTGCGTATCTCCCTGCTCCACACCCAGACGTGGATTTGCACTTCCATTCCCGAGGAGCATGCATGGTCAGGCTCCATCCACAGCACATTctccctgctcagcacacaATTAGGAGCAGGAGTGTGCATGAACAAGACTCACCCTTTGCACTGCCCCCACTCTGcctccagcccccagccccatcccaccacCCCCAGCACACCCCACTCACCGTGGGGGATCTCAGGCAGCTCGAACTCATTGCCACTGGCAGAATGCAGCTCAGGTTGGGGGCAGCACTGGGGGGTGGcagcgggcggcggggcgggcgtGCGGGTGGTGGGGTGCCGCGTGCCGTTGTGCCGGGGTGCCGGGGGGGTCTCCGCTTGGCAGCTGCAACCCGCATGGGTGAGGCCACAGCGCCGGACGCCGGGGGCTTGCAGGCACTCCTCCAGCCAGCGGCACAGCACGCTGCAGGTGAACTGGCTggagttgttgttgttgataaGCAGCACCTCCACAAAGCGGAACTCCAGCGCTTGCGGGGCCAGCAGCCGCGGGGCAGCCTCGGGTTCCGCTGCCAGGCACAGCTGCACAAAGTTCTTGTCGAAGTGCAGGAAGGTGAAGGGCCCCGCGGCCTCgcacagctccagctcagcttcctccccctcctcctcctcctcttcctcctctgggtgtggggagggtggggggcTGGCGGGCTCCGCGCGCGGCTCGCAGGTGTAGTTGGCCAAGTAATGGTCGAGCGGCAGCACCATGGGCGAGAAGTGGGTGCAGACCTGCTCCTCACGGTTGAAGCGGAGGTACAGAGAGTACTTGGTGGGGTCGGGGTTCTCCAGGGTCCAGGAGCAGCCGGAGGAGATGGTGGGAAAGAGGTCCTTGAGAGAGAAGGAGCCGTAGAGGACACCAGAGGCC
This window encodes:
- the ADGRB2 gene encoding adhesion G protein-coupled receptor B2 isoform X1, translated to MTAAGPLLLAVISSVLWLTRGFDPAPSACSALASGVLYGSFSLKDLFPTISSGCSWTLENPDPTKYSLYLRFNREEQVCTHFSPMVLPLDHYLANYTCEPRAEPASPPPSPHPEEEEEEEEGEEAELELCEAAGPFTFLHFDKNFVQLCLAAEPEAAPRLLAPQALEFRFVEVLLINNNNSSQFTCSVLCRWLEECLQAPGVRRCGLTHAGCSCQAETPPAPRHNGTRHPTTRTPAPPPAATPQCCPQPELHSASGNEFELPEIPHGNAVEENQKVKTQWPRSADEPGVYMAQTGDPAAEEWSQWSVCSLTCGQGSQVRTRSCVSSPYGTLCSGLLRETRTCNNTATCPVEGQWLEWGAWSRCSVTCANGTQQRTRKCSVSAHGWAECRGAHADARECSNPVCPTDSKWGPWNHWSLCSKTCDTGWQRRFRMCEGTGVQGYPCEGTGEEVKTCNEKKCPAYHEMCKDEYVMLMTWKKTAAGDIIYNKCPPNATGSASRRCLLNPHGVAYWGVPSFARCISHEYRYLHLSLREHLAKGQRVLAGEGMSQVVRSLLELMARKTYYSGDLLFSVEILRNVTDTFKRATYIPSSEDVQRFFQVVSYMVDAENRDKWEDAQQVSPGSVHLMKVVEDFIHLVGDALKAFQSSLIVTDNLVISIQREPVSAVSSDINFPMKGRRGMKDWARSSEDKLFIPREVLSLASAELDESSHFVIGAVLYRTLGLILPPPRSPLAVTSKVLMVTVRPPTRPSEPLVLVELSHIINGTSHPQCVSWDYSRTDAGLGNWDTESCQTLETLPAHTKCQCRRLATFAILAQLPRDLAMDPSGSPSVPLMIGCAVSCMALLTLLVIYAAFWRFIKSERSIILLNFCVSILASNILILVGQSQMLSKGVCTMTAAFLHFFFLSSFCWVLTEAWQSYLAVIGRIRTRLVRKRFLCLGWGLPALVVAVSVGFTRTKGYGTASYCWLSLEGGLLYAFVGPAAVIVLVNMLVGIIVFNKLMSRDGISDKSKKQRAGSKPPPCGSLLLKCTKCGVVSSAAMTSATASSAMASLWSSCVVLPLLALTWMSAVLAMTDRRSILFQVLFAVFNSVQGFVIITVHGFLRREVQDVVKCQIGVCRSEENENSPDSCKNGQVQILTDFEKDVDLACQTVLFKEVNTCNPATITGTLSRISLDGDEDPKLNTSSEGNLGFSSLPGNIPTASILVQVPKMTPNVVAGLELGEPPAQLEAQGPVYLCTESSLRPLEYGWLRAPEPPRESDYMVLPRRSLQPFQHEEGPSTEEGTPHPTGAGEGDSYPGFVSVEHVNVNLSQPYGTVKHPYGLQFKQHPTVRQILASELSECSRTMPRTVPGSAMKVGSLERKRLRYSDLDFEKVMHTRKRHSELYHELNQKFHTLDRYRAPAAGTIKREKRWSVSSGGGEKSVATDTAGPEDPQPPAAPPKPWSTFKAMTLGSLPSAHRDRLELRCADWEGPCAGLDAADGDFQTEV
- the ADGRB2 gene encoding adhesion G protein-coupled receptor B2 isoform X3, which codes for MTAAGPLLLAVISSVLWLTRGFDPAPSACSALASGVLYGSFSLKDLFPTISSGCSWTLENPDPTKYSLYLRFNREEQVCTHFSPMVLPLDHYLANYTCEPRAEPASPPPSPHPEEEEEEEEGEEAELELCEAAGPFTFLHFDKNFVQLCLAAEPEAAPRLLAPQALEFRFVEVLLINNNNSSQFTCSVLCRWLEECLQAPGVRRCGLTHAGCSCQAETPPAPRHNGTRHPTTRTPAPPPAATPQCCPQPELHSASGNEFELPEIPHGNAVEENQKVKTQWPRSADEPGVYMAQTGDPAAEEWSQWSVCSLTCGQGSQVRTRSCVSSPYGTLCSGLLRETRTCNNTATCPVEGQWLEWGAWSRCSVTCANGTQQRTRKCSVSAHGWAECRGAHADARECSNPVCPTYHEMCKDEYVMLMTWKKTAAGDIIYNKCPPNATGSASRRCLLNPHGVAYWGVPSFARCISHEYRYLHLSLREHLAKGQRVLAGEGMSQVVRSLLELMARKTYYSGDLLFSVEILRNVTDTFKRATYIPSSEDVQRFFQVVSYMVDAENRDKWEDAQQVSPGSVHLMKVVEDFIHLVGDALKAFQSSLIVTDNLVISIQREPVSAVSSDINFPMKGRRGMKDWARSSEDKLFIPREVLSLASAELDESSHFVIGAVLYRTLGLILPPPRSPLAVTSKVLMVTVRPPTRPSEPLVLVELSHIINGTSHPQCVSWDYSRTDAGLGNWDTESCQTLETLPAHTKCQCRRLATFAILAQLPRDLAMDPSGSPSVPLMIGCAVSCMALLTLLVIYAAFWRFIKSERSIILLNFCVSILASNILILVGQSQMLSKGVCTMTAAFLHFFFLSSFCWVLTEAWQSYLAVIGRIRTRLVRKRFLCLGWGLPALVVAVSVGFTRTKGYGTASYCWLSLEGGLLYAFVGPAAVIVLVNMLVGIIVFNKLMSRDGISDKSKKQRAGSKPPPCGSLLLKCTKCGVVSSAAMTSATASSAMASLWSSCVVLPLLALTWMSAVLAMTDRRSILFQVLFAVFNSVQGFVIITVHGFLRREVQDVVKCQIGVCRSEENENSPDSCKNGQVQILTDFEKDVDLACQTVLFKEVNTCNPATITGTLSRISLDGDEDPKLNTSSEGNLGFSSLPGNIPTASILVQVPKMTPNVVAGLELGEPPAQLEAQGPVYLCTESSLRPLEYGWLRAPEPPRESDYMVLPRRSLQPFQHEEGPSTEEGTPHPTGAGEGDSYPGFVSVEHVNVNLSQPYGTVKHPYGLQFKQHPTVRQILASELSECSRTMPRTVPGSAMKVGSLERKRLRYSDLDFEKVMHTRKRHSELYHELNQKFHTLDRYRAPAAGTIKREKRWSVSSGGGEKSVATDTAGPEDPQPPAAPPKPWSTFKAMTLGSLPSAHRDRLELRCADWEGPCAGLDAADGDFQTEV